The stretch of DNA CAACCGTATCTGTTTCTAATCACGCATCCTTTTGCCTTCGGCTTCACTTCTTCTCCGGCTCCGGTCAGTTCATGTCGAGCATTCCCTGATGGAAGGCGGCGACGCGGTCGGGCGTCACGCACTGGGTGATGAGCCGCGCCCCTGGCTTGTGCGCCCACGGCTTCACCAAGATGCACGTCGCGATGTAGTCCAGGTTCGTCAGGGGCACGACGTGCGCCGGCGGCCCCCAGCCGTAGTCCACCTCCGCGAACCCGAGCCGCGTCCAGTCCGACACCAGCAGCGTCCGGTAGTCCGACGTGATCTGGTACGGGTCCTCACCGCCATTGGTGCCGGCCTCTCCTGTCGCCCACCGCGTGAACTCGGATGGCATCCGTCTCTTCCCGTCCTTGATTATCTTCACCACTTCCGGGATCGAGGAGCCGGACACCTTGCCCGCGAGGGCCGAGACGCGCATGATGTAGTAGCAGTTGCCGTAGAACCCGGCGCCGGCGCGCGGGAGCGAGGCCTGCAGAAGGGGCCGAGCGTTCATGGCGAAGCAGAGGTGCACGGTGGACTCCGGCTCGAACGCCGCCGCGCGCGTGCGGCTCTGCCACGCTTTGGCCACCAGCACCTCGAACGCCGTGCACCACGAGCCGGCGTGCTCCGTGTTGTACTGCGACTTGAAGTGGCCGATGTAGTCTGCGGAGATGTCCATGGCGAGGTACTCGAGACTCTTGGCGCCCGCGGGGCTCGGCAGGCTGCCGATAACGGCGCCGGCCGGGTCCGGGATCGCCTCGCGGCCCCATTGTGGCTCCACCGCCAGGCCTTCCACGCTGCTACGGCTGCGGGCGAGCTCACCGACGGCGGCCATAAACTGCGCGGCGCCGGGGCCGTCGGAGACGGCGTGGCTGAAGCGGAAGCCGACGACGAAGCCGCCGCACGCGAAGGTGGTAACCTGGACGAGCAGGACAAGCTTGCGCTCATCCTCCTCCTGGGCGGGCGTGGGCGGGAGCAGCTCGTCCTTGGCGATCATCATAGGGTGCTCCAGGTACTCCACGTCCTCGAGCGCGCAGGCGGCCGCGGCCTCCGTGAACCAGAcgccgctgccgtcgccgccgcagTCGACCTGCAGCAGCCCACCTTCGTCCGTGAACCCGAGGCGTCCCGCGAGCGGGTAGTACTGCACCAGGGCCTGCGCCATAGCCCGCTCGATGGTCCTCGCCGGGCCAGCGTCGTTGCCGCCGTCAGGAGCCGGCTTGAAGACGTGCAGCGACTCGATGAGCGCCATCTGGGTGGGGTACCGATCAAGCCAGGACAGGCGGAGCGGGCCGACCGGCGTGGGCTCGGCCGGGGCCACCAGGCGCTGCGCCAGCCGCTCGACGGACTTGTTCACGGCCGCCATTGCAACGAAGCCGCAAGAATTGAATGGAGCTGGTGGGAGAGAGAAGTGATCGGCGGGCAGTTAGCTGACTGCTACTGCTCCTTGCTTGGATTTGGTGTGTGGGTAGGTTGCTTGACTTACCATTGAAGGGGAGGGTGGTATTTATAGGGGTGGTGGAGTTAACGTCCGGCGATGTGGCTCTTGGTGGTGACGAGGATGAGAGTCGGATGGAAGCTGACCGTGGCTACTGCAGTTGCTCTGCCCGGAGGACGGGGGCGAGGTCGGTCCTACGTCGAGTCGTCGGGGTCAAAAGGTGGTGGGGCGTCGCTTTCCTAGCTCTATCCAGTTGCTTGCAACCATGCCCAGCAGCTCACGTTCTTAATTGCGTGCCCTAGTACCACTTCGTCCTCCTAACAACTCCAAGATTGTCGTG from Triticum urartu cultivar G1812 chromosome 3, Tu2.1, whole genome shotgun sequence encodes:
- the LOC125543032 gene encoding acyl transferase 7-like; the protein is MAAVNKSVERLAQRLVAPAEPTPVGPLRLSWLDRYPTQMALIESLHVFKPAPDGGNDAGPARTIERAMAQALVQYYPLAGRLGFTDEGGLLQVDCGGDGSGVWFTEAAAACALEDVEYLEHPMMIAKDELLPPTPAQEEDERKLVLLVQVTTFACGGFVVGFRFSHAVSDGPGAAQFMAAVGELARSRSSVEGLAVEPQWGREAIPDPAGAVIGSLPSPAGAKSLEYLAMDISADYIGHFKSQYNTEHAGSWCTAFEVLVAKAWQSRTRAAAFEPESTVHLCFAMNARPLLQASLPRAGAGFYGNCYYIMRVSALAGKVSGSSIPEVVKIIKDGKRRMPSEFTRWATGEAGTNGGEDPYQITSDYRTLLVSDWTRLGFAEVDYGWGPPAHVVPLTNLDYIATCILVKPWAHKPGARLITQCVTPDRVAAFHQGMLDMN